Proteins from a genomic interval of Hallerella porci:
- a CDS encoding ATP-binding protein, with translation MFIQADRVVELIYLKYFKARISYDGLIRVERYPIPKDAMREAVYNALMHSNYSSGVPIQIRIHENEVLISNDCVFPANWTAETLMQRHRSEQYNPKIANAFFRAGYVEAWGRGIENMCRLCKDYGVKTEYTVHPGDVMLAFFAKQETAATQSATQSTTQSATQSTQKYLPIEIKLMHYLVANPRATQGQIAKYLGMNLNTTKYYLNKLGKLEVPAIKHEGTTRKGSWMVLIDLENL, from the coding sequence CGAGTCGTCGAGCTCATTTACCTCAAGTATTTCAAGGCACGCATCAGTTACGACGGCCTGATTCGGGTGGAACGCTACCCCATTCCAAAGGATGCCATGCGCGAAGCCGTTTACAACGCCCTGATGCATTCGAATTACTCGTCCGGAGTCCCGATTCAAATTCGCATACACGAGAACGAAGTCCTTATAAGCAACGATTGCGTTTTCCCGGCCAATTGGACCGCCGAAACATTGATGCAAAGGCATCGTTCGGAACAATACAACCCCAAAATCGCAAACGCGTTTTTTAGGGCTGGCTACGTGGAAGCGTGGGGGCGCGGCATCGAAAACATGTGCAGGCTTTGCAAGGATTATGGAGTCAAGACGGAATATACTGTGCACCCCGGGGATGTGATGCTTGCGTTTTTCGCTAAGCAAGAGACTGCGGCCACCCAATCCGCCACCCAATCGACCACCCAATCCGCCACCCAATCGACTCAAAAATACTTGCCGATTGAAATCAAACTTATGCATTATCTGGTAGCCAATCCACGTGCAACTCAGGGACAAATTGCAAAATACTTGGGAATGAACTTGAATACCACCAAGTATTATTTGAACAAACTAGGTAAACTTGAAGTCCCCGCGATTAAGCACGAAGGCACGACAAGAAAAGGTTCGTGGATGGTTTTGATAGACTTGGAGAATCTATGA